One window from the genome of Pseudomonas frederiksbergensis encodes:
- a CDS encoding transglutaminase domain-containing protein: protein MRLSISHETAYHYEDQVRASIQYLRLTPHDSERQHVLSWQLDLPRPVRSQLDPFGNILHVLTLDEPHETIIIGARGQVDIDPLHEAEHESRSALPFLRFTRLTEADDALRVFAQAQCKQRRDRSALIDLMHGLNQHMAYTPGATEVETSAAQAFAGRSGVCQDHAHAFLACARSLGVPARYVSGYLFNEDSEHLASHAWAEAWLDDAWYSFDVTNQLARPERHLKLAVGLDYLDACPVRGMRRGGGYEQMHAKVLVTPAPVITVQQQ from the coding sequence ATGAGACTCTCGATCAGCCACGAAACGGCCTACCACTACGAAGACCAGGTTCGCGCCAGCATCCAGTACCTGCGCCTGACACCGCACGACAGCGAACGCCAGCATGTGCTGAGCTGGCAGCTGGATCTGCCCAGGCCGGTGCGGTCGCAGCTCGATCCGTTCGGCAACATCCTGCATGTGCTGACGTTGGACGAGCCCCACGAAACCATCATCATCGGTGCCCGTGGGCAGGTGGATATCGACCCGTTGCACGAAGCCGAGCATGAAAGCCGTTCGGCGCTGCCGTTCTTGCGCTTCACCCGGCTTACTGAGGCCGACGATGCGCTTCGTGTCTTCGCTCAAGCGCAATGCAAGCAGCGGCGGGATCGCTCGGCGTTGATCGACCTGATGCACGGGCTGAACCAGCACATGGCCTACACGCCCGGCGCCACTGAAGTCGAGACCAGCGCGGCCCAGGCCTTTGCCGGGCGCAGCGGGGTGTGCCAGGACCATGCCCATGCGTTTCTCGCGTGCGCTCGCAGCCTGGGTGTGCCGGCGCGTTATGTCTCGGGCTACCTGTTCAATGAGGACAGCGAACACCTCGCCAGCCACGCCTGGGCCGAGGCGTGGCTCGATGACGCCTGGTACAGCTTTGACGTGACCAACCAACTGGCTCGCCCGGAGCGACACCTGAAGTTGGCGGTGGGCCTGGATTACCTCGATGCCTGCCCAGTGCGTGGCATGCGCCGAGGCGGCGGATATGAACAAATGCACGCAAAAGTGCTGGTGACGCCCGCGCCGGTGATTACGGTGCAGCAGCAGTAA
- a CDS encoding c-type cytochrome has protein sequence MKAFIVIGALLISSPLYAAQLALDLGAGARTWQTEELLKHPEAQTVQINEDVSYKKPMTYRAVPLASLLTGIKPDDHLQAVALDGFAAEMPAAPLLNANGARAWLAIEDPAKPWPPLGEGKKSAGPFYLVWTDPQAGPISPEQWPYAVASIKRLSAVADRFPALLPSPSLAKDDPVNKGFELFQKNCLACHRLNGAGDAQFGPDLNIPFNPTEYFSQDFLKRYIRDPQGLRHWPQGKMPGFSAAVLPDPELDQLVGYLKHMAGRKQPLKQ, from the coding sequence TTGAAAGCATTTATCGTCATTGGGGCGCTGCTGATCAGCAGCCCTCTATACGCGGCGCAACTGGCGCTGGATCTGGGTGCGGGCGCCCGCACCTGGCAAACCGAAGAGCTGCTCAAGCATCCTGAAGCGCAAACGGTCCAGATCAACGAAGACGTTTCCTACAAGAAACCGATGACCTATCGCGCCGTGCCGTTGGCCTCGCTGTTGACCGGGATAAAACCTGACGATCATCTGCAAGCCGTGGCCCTGGACGGTTTCGCGGCCGAGATGCCCGCGGCGCCACTGCTCAATGCGAACGGCGCCCGCGCGTGGCTGGCGATCGAGGACCCGGCCAAACCCTGGCCGCCCTTGGGAGAAGGCAAGAAAAGCGCCGGCCCGTTCTATCTGGTGTGGACCGATCCACAAGCGGGCCCTATCAGCCCCGAGCAATGGCCCTACGCAGTGGCAAGTATCAAGCGCCTGTCGGCGGTGGCCGATCGGTTCCCGGCCCTACTGCCCTCGCCGAGCCTGGCCAAGGACGATCCGGTCAACAAAGGCTTCGAGTTGTTCCAGAAAAACTGCCTGGCCTGCCATCGTCTCAACGGCGCCGGTGACGCGCAGTTTGGTCCCGACCTGAACATTCCCTTCAACCCTACGGAATACTTCTCGCAAGATTTCCTCAAGCGTTACATCCGTGACCCTCAAGGCCTGCGCCATTGGCCCCAGGGCAAAATGCCGGGATTCTCCGCGGCGGTGCTCCCCGATCCGGAGCTGGATCAGTTGGTCGGGTATTTGAAGCACATGGCAGGACGCAAGCAGCCGTTGAAACAGTAG
- a CDS encoding alpha-E domain-containing protein, translated as MLSRTASDLYWMSRYLERAENLARMLDVSYLLSLMPQDGRGDGLHELAMPLLITGTLEDYRDRHGEPHAERLLHFFALEAANPASIYSCLGSARASAHAVRGRITADMWENVNATWLEIRDIAERGLGRYGMSRFCEWIKERSHLFRGATYGTIMRNDAFRFIRLGTFIERADNTLRLLDARYEMAGDQADAVSDGTAHAYYQWSALLRALSSFEAYTEIYRDAPVARHVAELLLLRADVPRSLRACTEEIDQILASLPGTNGRAAQRLAAEMDARLRYTGISEILDGGLHAWLTEFIPLVRELGDAIHSSYLEVL; from the coding sequence ATGTTAAGCAGGACCGCCTCGGATCTTTATTGGATGTCGCGTTATCTGGAGCGGGCGGAGAACCTCGCACGGATGCTCGACGTCAGCTACTTGCTGTCATTGATGCCCCAGGACGGGCGTGGCGACGGCTTGCATGAACTGGCGATGCCGCTGTTGATCACCGGTACGCTGGAGGATTACCGGGACAGGCACGGCGAACCCCATGCCGAACGCTTGCTGCATTTTTTCGCGCTGGAAGCAGCCAATCCGGCAAGCATCTACAGTTGCCTCGGCTCTGCGCGGGCGAGCGCACACGCGGTGCGAGGGCGAATCACCGCCGACATGTGGGAAAACGTCAACGCGACCTGGCTGGAGATTCGCGACATCGCCGAGCGAGGCCTGGGGCGCTACGGCATGAGCCGTTTTTGTGAGTGGATCAAGGAACGATCGCACCTGTTTCGAGGCGCCACCTACGGCACCATCATGCGCAACGATGCGTTCCGTTTCATTCGGCTGGGGACCTTCATCGAAAGGGCCGACAACACTTTGCGCCTGCTCGACGCCCGCTACGAAATGGCCGGCGACCAGGCCGACGCGGTCAGCGACGGGACCGCCCACGCCTACTATCAGTGGAGCGCGCTGTTGCGGGCACTGTCCTCCTTCGAGGCCTACACCGAAATCTACCGTGACGCCCCGGTGGCGCGCCATGTGGCCGAGCTGTTGCTGTTGCGCGCGGACGTGCCGCGTTCATTGCGCGCCTGCACCGAAGAAATCGACCAGATCCTCGCCAGCCTGCCGGGTACCAATGGGCGCGCGGCGCAGCGCCTGGCGGCGGAAATGGACGCACGCCTGCGCTACACCGGCATCAGCGAAATCCTGGACGGTGGGTTGCATGCCTGGCTCACCGAATTCATCCCACTGGTTCGTGAACTGGGCGATGCCATTCACAGTTCCTACCTGGAGGTCTTATGA